The Benincasa hispida cultivar B227 chromosome 9, ASM972705v1, whole genome shotgun sequence genome has a segment encoding these proteins:
- the LOC120086388 gene encoding probable LRR receptor-like serine/threonine-protein kinase At1g53440 isoform X2, with protein sequence MLGNRLSGQIPPEIGDIATLEHLVLEDNLLEGNLPESLGRLSRLQRLLLSANNFNGTIPASYGNLKNLTDFRIDGNDVSGRLPEFIGNWTKLVRLDIQGTSMETPIPRGISDLKNLTQLRITDLKGLPTSFPNLTQLTSLEELVLRNCLIRDRIPGYIGLFNSLKTLDLSFNELSGPIPDTFQNLDRVTQFLFLTNNSLSGQVPSWILNSERSIDLSYNNFTGSPVSSCQQSDVNLVSSYSTTMNETVAWCLRKDLPCPRETRFHSLFINCGGPRMEVDGNEYEEDATPGGKSNFLSISDRWAYSSTGVFLGDENANYRETSSNASIPNIYRTARLAPLSLKYYGLCLRRGSYNVKLHFAEIMYTADQTFSSLGERIFDISIQGNLVQKDFNIMEKAGGVGKTFILEEPNILVNGSTLEIHLYWAGKGTTAIPDRGVYGPLISGITVTPNFDVETGRLSAGDIAGIVVGCFVFVVLVLAVLRWKGYLGRKETEDSELKALDLQTGYFSLRQIKTATNNFDPTYKIGEGGFGPVFKGVLSDGTLIAVKQLSAKSRQGNREFVTEIGMISALQHPNLVKLYGCCIEGNQLLLVYEYLENNSLARALFGAEEHRLHLDWTIRMKICLGIAKGLAYLHEESVLKIVHRDIKATNVLLDKNLNAKISDFGLARLDEEENTHISTRIAGTIGYMAPEYAMRGYLTDKADVYSFGVVALEIVSGKSNTNYRPKEEFVYLLDWAYVLQEQGNLLELVDPSLDSHYSKEEVMRMIHIALLCTNPSPTLRPSMSSVVRMLEGKIAVQAPIIKRGADDQEARFKAFERLSQDSITSISTSSQGIPMQKSMLIDGPWVDSTTSTQNRDETQDYSSTRNLL encoded by the exons ATGTTGGGAAATCGTCTTAGTGGCCAAATTCCTCCAGAAATTGGTGACATTGCTACACTTGAGCATTT GGTTTTGGAAGACAATCTTCTTGAAGGGAATCTTCCCGAAAGCCTCGGGCGGCTGAGCCGCTTGCAAAGATT ACTTCTTTCTGCAAATAATTTCAATGGAACAATTCCAGCATCTTATGGAAACTTGAAGAACTTAACTGATTT CCGGATCGATGGAAATGATGTATCAGGAAGGCTTCCTGAATTTATTGGCAATTGGACCAAACTTGTGAGACT GGATATTCAAGGAACTTCTATGGAGACCCCTATTCCTAGAGGCATATCTGACTTGAAAAACTTAACCCAATT gAGGATAACTGATTTGAAGGGACTGCCAACAAGTTTTCCTAATTTGACTCAATTGACATCTTTAGAAGAACT GGTTCTAAGAAATTGCTTAATCCGGGATCGGATTCCTGGATATATTGGACTgtttaatagtttaaaaacttt AGATCTAAGCTTCAATGAATTGAGTGGTCCAATTCCAGACACATTTCAGAATCTAGATAGAGTTACTCAGTTCTT GTTTTTGACCAACAACTCATTAAGTGGCCAAGTACCAAGCTGGATCTTGAACAGTGAAAGGAGCAT AGATTTATCTTACAACAATTTTACAGGGTCCCCTGTTTCAAGTTGTCAGCAGTCTGATGT GAACTTGGTTTCAAGTTATTCAACTACAATGAATGAAAC TGTTGCTTGGTGCTTGAGGAAGGATCTCCCTTGCCCAAGAGAAACTCGTT TTCATTCCTTGTTCATAAATTGTGGAGGACCAAGGATGGAGGTTGATGGTAATGAATATGAAGAGGATGCAACTCCAGGTGGCAAATCCAATTTCCTTTCTATCTCTGATAGATGGGCTTATAGCAGTACTGGTGTTTTCCTGGGAGATGAGAATGCTAATTACAGAGAAACAAGTAGCAATGCATCTATTCCGAACATCTACCGAACCGCTCGACTCGCACCTCTTTCGCTCAAGTATTATGGTCTTTGCTTAAGAAGAGGAAGTTACAATGTGAAGCTTCACTTTGCTGAAATAATGTATACTGCTGACCAAACATTCAGCAGCTTGGGAGAGCGCATATTTGATATCTCAATTCAA GgaaatttggttcaaaaagATTTTAACATAATGGAGAAAGCTGGTGGTGTTGGTAAGACCTTTATTCTAGAAGAGCCTAATATTTTGGTGAATGGAAGTACTCTTGAGATTCACTTATATTGGGCTGGTAAAGGAACTACTGCCATTCCAGACAGAGGGGTGTATGGACCTTTGATATCTGGCATCACAGTCACACCAA ACTTTGATGTGGAGACTGGAAGGCTATCAGCTGGAGATATTGCTGGGATTGTTGTTGGTTGTTTTGTGTTTGTTGTGTTGGTATTGGCTGTTCTTAGATGGAAAGGTTATTTGGGTAGAAAGGAGACCGAAGACAGTG AATTGAAGGCCCTAGATTTACAAACAGGCTATTTCAGTTTGAGACAAATCAAAACAGCCACCAACAACTTCGACCCGACGTATAAGATAGGCGAAGGAGGTTTTGGTCCTGTCTTCAAG GGTGTATTGTCGGACGGTACTTTGATCGCAGTAAAGCAACTATCTGCTAAATCAAGACAAGGAAACCGTGAATTCGTCACTGAGATTGGAATGATATCTGCATTACAACATCCAAATCTTGTTAAGCTTTATGGTTGTTGTATTGAAGGAAACCAGTTATTGCTTGTTTATGAGTATCTAGAGAACAATAGTCTTGCCCGCGCTCTTTTCG GCGCCGAGGAGCACCGATTACACTTGGATTGGACGATACGAATGAAGATATGCTTGGGAATAGCAAAAGGATTGGCTTACCTTCATGAAGAATCTGTATTGAAAATTGTTCATAGAGATATTAAAGCTACCAACGTGTTACTTGATAAAAATTTGAATGCCAAGATTTCTGACTTTGGATTGGCTAGGCTTGATGAAGAGGAGAACACCCATATCAGCACAAGAATCGCTGGCACAAT AGGTTACATGGCTCCTGAATATGCGATGAGAGGCTACTTAACCGATAAAGCAGATGTTTATAGCTTCGGAGTTGTTGCTTTAGAGATTGTTAGTGGAAAAAGCAACACAAATTACCGGCCAAAAGAGGAATTTGTTTATCTTCTCGACTGG GCTTATGTTCTACAAGAGCAAGGAAACCTTCTCGAACTCGTTGATCCGAGTTTGGACTCACATTATTCGAAAGAAGAGGTGATGAGGATGATTCATATAGCTCTGTTATGTACAAATCCATCTCCAACTCTTAGGCCATCCATGTCTTCAGTGGTTCGTATGCTGGAAGGAAAAATTGCAGTGCAAGCGCCGATCATAAAGCGCGGTGCAGACGACCAAGAAGCGAGGTTCAAAGCGTTCGAAAGGCTGTCACAAGATAGCATAACAAGCATTTCAACATCATCACAAGGCATTCCAATGCAAAAAagcatgttgattgatgggcCATGGGTTGATTCCACTACTTCAACTCAAAACAGGGATGAAACTCAAGATTATTCTTCAACCAGAAATCTCCTTTAG
- the LOC120086388 gene encoding probable LRR receptor-like serine/threonine-protein kinase At1g53440 isoform X1, whose product MDFAVWNFLKNVRVLVFVFLVLNCFLGFGSDAQPLPEQEVRALQAISAELRNLNWNVHQNSCINGDGFFNRAIRGTDIIREVNCTCTTVCRVTSIRLKGLNLTGTLPAAFGNLTQLQRIDLTRNLISGSIPKEFAQIPLFDLSMLGNRLSGQIPPEIGDIATLEHLVLEDNLLEGNLPESLGRLSRLQRLLLSANNFNGTIPASYGNLKNLTDFRIDGNDVSGRLPEFIGNWTKLVRLDIQGTSMETPIPRGISDLKNLTQLRITDLKGLPTSFPNLTQLTSLEELVLRNCLIRDRIPGYIGLFNSLKTLDLSFNELSGPIPDTFQNLDRVTQFLFLTNNSLSGQVPSWILNSERSIDLSYNNFTGSPVSSCQQSDVNLVSSYSTTMNETVAWCLRKDLPCPRETRFHSLFINCGGPRMEVDGNEYEEDATPGGKSNFLSISDRWAYSSTGVFLGDENANYRETSSNASIPNIYRTARLAPLSLKYYGLCLRRGSYNVKLHFAEIMYTADQTFSSLGERIFDISIQGNLVQKDFNIMEKAGGVGKTFILEEPNILVNGSTLEIHLYWAGKGTTAIPDRGVYGPLISGITVTPNFDVETGRLSAGDIAGIVVGCFVFVVLVLAVLRWKGYLGRKETEDSELKALDLQTGYFSLRQIKTATNNFDPTYKIGEGGFGPVFKGVLSDGTLIAVKQLSAKSRQGNREFVTEIGMISALQHPNLVKLYGCCIEGNQLLLVYEYLENNSLARALFGAEEHRLHLDWTIRMKICLGIAKGLAYLHEESVLKIVHRDIKATNVLLDKNLNAKISDFGLARLDEEENTHISTRIAGTIGYMAPEYAMRGYLTDKADVYSFGVVALEIVSGKSNTNYRPKEEFVYLLDWAYVLQEQGNLLELVDPSLDSHYSKEEVMRMIHIALLCTNPSPTLRPSMSSVVRMLEGKIAVQAPIIKRGADDQEARFKAFERLSQDSITSISTSSQGIPMQKSMLIDGPWVDSTTSTQNRDETQDYSSTRNLL is encoded by the exons ATGGATTTTGCTGTTTGGaactttttgaaaaatgttcGTGTTCTTGTGTTTGTGTTCTTGGTTTTGAACTGTTTCTTGGGCTTTGGATCCGATGCACAACCTCTGCCTGAACAAGAAG TAAGAGCCCTTCAAGCAATATCTGCAGAGCTAAGGAACTTAAACTGGAATGTTCACCAAAATTCTTGCATTAATGGTGATGGATTTTTCAACAGAGCTATCCGTGGTACAGATATTATCAGAGAGGTTAATTGCACTTGCACCACTGTTTGCAGAGTCACTAGCAT CCGGCTAAAGGGTTTGAATCTAACTGGAACTCTGCCAGCAGCATTTGGAAATTTGACTCAACTGCAAAGGAT AGATCTTACTCGCAATTTAATTTCTGGATCAATCCCTAAAGAGTTTGCTCAGATTCCTCTTTTTGATTT GTCCATGTTGGGAAATCGTCTTAGTGGCCAAATTCCTCCAGAAATTGGTGACATTGCTACACTTGAGCATTT GGTTTTGGAAGACAATCTTCTTGAAGGGAATCTTCCCGAAAGCCTCGGGCGGCTGAGCCGCTTGCAAAGATT ACTTCTTTCTGCAAATAATTTCAATGGAACAATTCCAGCATCTTATGGAAACTTGAAGAACTTAACTGATTT CCGGATCGATGGAAATGATGTATCAGGAAGGCTTCCTGAATTTATTGGCAATTGGACCAAACTTGTGAGACT GGATATTCAAGGAACTTCTATGGAGACCCCTATTCCTAGAGGCATATCTGACTTGAAAAACTTAACCCAATT gAGGATAACTGATTTGAAGGGACTGCCAACAAGTTTTCCTAATTTGACTCAATTGACATCTTTAGAAGAACT GGTTCTAAGAAATTGCTTAATCCGGGATCGGATTCCTGGATATATTGGACTgtttaatagtttaaaaacttt AGATCTAAGCTTCAATGAATTGAGTGGTCCAATTCCAGACACATTTCAGAATCTAGATAGAGTTACTCAGTTCTT GTTTTTGACCAACAACTCATTAAGTGGCCAAGTACCAAGCTGGATCTTGAACAGTGAAAGGAGCAT AGATTTATCTTACAACAATTTTACAGGGTCCCCTGTTTCAAGTTGTCAGCAGTCTGATGT GAACTTGGTTTCAAGTTATTCAACTACAATGAATGAAAC TGTTGCTTGGTGCTTGAGGAAGGATCTCCCTTGCCCAAGAGAAACTCGTT TTCATTCCTTGTTCATAAATTGTGGAGGACCAAGGATGGAGGTTGATGGTAATGAATATGAAGAGGATGCAACTCCAGGTGGCAAATCCAATTTCCTTTCTATCTCTGATAGATGGGCTTATAGCAGTACTGGTGTTTTCCTGGGAGATGAGAATGCTAATTACAGAGAAACAAGTAGCAATGCATCTATTCCGAACATCTACCGAACCGCTCGACTCGCACCTCTTTCGCTCAAGTATTATGGTCTTTGCTTAAGAAGAGGAAGTTACAATGTGAAGCTTCACTTTGCTGAAATAATGTATACTGCTGACCAAACATTCAGCAGCTTGGGAGAGCGCATATTTGATATCTCAATTCAA GgaaatttggttcaaaaagATTTTAACATAATGGAGAAAGCTGGTGGTGTTGGTAAGACCTTTATTCTAGAAGAGCCTAATATTTTGGTGAATGGAAGTACTCTTGAGATTCACTTATATTGGGCTGGTAAAGGAACTACTGCCATTCCAGACAGAGGGGTGTATGGACCTTTGATATCTGGCATCACAGTCACACCAA ACTTTGATGTGGAGACTGGAAGGCTATCAGCTGGAGATATTGCTGGGATTGTTGTTGGTTGTTTTGTGTTTGTTGTGTTGGTATTGGCTGTTCTTAGATGGAAAGGTTATTTGGGTAGAAAGGAGACCGAAGACAGTG AATTGAAGGCCCTAGATTTACAAACAGGCTATTTCAGTTTGAGACAAATCAAAACAGCCACCAACAACTTCGACCCGACGTATAAGATAGGCGAAGGAGGTTTTGGTCCTGTCTTCAAG GGTGTATTGTCGGACGGTACTTTGATCGCAGTAAAGCAACTATCTGCTAAATCAAGACAAGGAAACCGTGAATTCGTCACTGAGATTGGAATGATATCTGCATTACAACATCCAAATCTTGTTAAGCTTTATGGTTGTTGTATTGAAGGAAACCAGTTATTGCTTGTTTATGAGTATCTAGAGAACAATAGTCTTGCCCGCGCTCTTTTCG GCGCCGAGGAGCACCGATTACACTTGGATTGGACGATACGAATGAAGATATGCTTGGGAATAGCAAAAGGATTGGCTTACCTTCATGAAGAATCTGTATTGAAAATTGTTCATAGAGATATTAAAGCTACCAACGTGTTACTTGATAAAAATTTGAATGCCAAGATTTCTGACTTTGGATTGGCTAGGCTTGATGAAGAGGAGAACACCCATATCAGCACAAGAATCGCTGGCACAAT AGGTTACATGGCTCCTGAATATGCGATGAGAGGCTACTTAACCGATAAAGCAGATGTTTATAGCTTCGGAGTTGTTGCTTTAGAGATTGTTAGTGGAAAAAGCAACACAAATTACCGGCCAAAAGAGGAATTTGTTTATCTTCTCGACTGG GCTTATGTTCTACAAGAGCAAGGAAACCTTCTCGAACTCGTTGATCCGAGTTTGGACTCACATTATTCGAAAGAAGAGGTGATGAGGATGATTCATATAGCTCTGTTATGTACAAATCCATCTCCAACTCTTAGGCCATCCATGTCTTCAGTGGTTCGTATGCTGGAAGGAAAAATTGCAGTGCAAGCGCCGATCATAAAGCGCGGTGCAGACGACCAAGAAGCGAGGTTCAAAGCGTTCGAAAGGCTGTCACAAGATAGCATAACAAGCATTTCAACATCATCACAAGGCATTCCAATGCAAAAAagcatgttgattgatgggcCATGGGTTGATTCCACTACTTCAACTCAAAACAGGGATGAAACTCAAGATTATTCTTCAACCAGAAATCTCCTTTAG